From the Cryptomeria japonica chromosome 2, Sugi_1.0, whole genome shotgun sequence genome, one window contains:
- the LOC131041536 gene encoding stellacyanin, whose protein sequence is MAFLSTRAMLVLGVSMAVALHCAAAATHTVGGTSGWIIPTTNSLLYTSWAANNTFKVGDTLVFNFAANAHNVLQVTKTNYDSCTATSPLKTYSTSPATVNLTESGPQYYICGYPGHCTGGQNLTITVSAASTSPTSSTNTSTSTSNASYHSISSLTAWMAMLFAVAAVFFGIQA, encoded by the exons ATGGCTTTTCTAAGCACAAGGGCAATGCTGGTTTTGGGTGTATCCATGGCGGTCGCCCTCCACTGCGCTGCTGCGGCGACTCACACTGTAGGAGGAACCTCCGGGTGGATTATACCCACTACCAATTCGCTGCTATATACCAGTTGGGCTGCCAATAACACCTTCAAAGTTGGAGACACACTTG TGTTCAACTTCGCTGCAAATGCCCATAATGTTCTTCAAGTGACAAAGACAAACTATGATAGCTGTACTGCGACTAGTCCTTTGAAAACCTATTCAACTTCACCTGCAACTGTTAATCTCACAGAATCAGGTCCTCAATACTACATCTGTGGCTATCCAGGTCACTGCACTGGTGGGCAGAATTTAACAATCACAGTCTCAGCagcatcaacatctccaacctccTCTACTAATACCAGTACCTCTACATCCAATGCTTCTTACCATTCCATTTCATCACTAACTGCCTGGATGGCCATGCTCTTTGCTGTTGCTGCTGTATTCTTTGGCATACAAGCATAG